In Onychostoma macrolepis isolate SWU-2019 chromosome 12, ASM1243209v1, whole genome shotgun sequence, a single window of DNA contains:
- the srsf2a gene encoding LOW QUALITY PROTEIN: serine and arginine rich splicing factor 2a (The sequence of the model RefSeq protein was modified relative to this genomic sequence to represent the inferred CDS: inserted 1 base in 1 codon) — protein MSYGRPPPDVEGMTSLKVDNLTYRTSPETLRRVFEKYGRVGDVYIPRDRYTKESRGFAFVRFHDKRDAEDAMDAMDGALLDGRELRVQMARYGRPPDSHYSRRGXPPRRYGGHGRRSRSRSPRRRRHSRSRSKSRSRSRSRSRSRYSRSRSRSYSRSRSRSRSRSKTRTPRRSKSKSASRSRSRSKSKSRSRSRTPRSNKGSKSRSRSRSRPKSPGDTGAAAES, from the exons ATGAGTTACGGCAGACCTCCGCCCGACGTCGAGGGCATGACATCTTTAAAAGTCGACAATCTGACGTACCGCACGTCCCCTGAAACGCTGCGGCGGGTTTTCGAAAAGTACGGCCGTGTCGGGGACGTCTACATCCCGAGAGACCGGTACACGAAAGAGAGCCGCGGGTTCGCCTTCGTCCGTTTTCATGATAAGCGGGACGCGGAGGATGCGATGGACGCCATGGACGGCGCGCTGCTGGACGGGCGCGAACTGCGCGTGCAGATGGCGCGATACGGGCGCCCGCCAGATTCGCATTACAGCCGCCGCG CCCCGCCGAGAAGGTACGGGGGACATGGACGGAGAAGCCGAAG CCGTAGTCCTCGGCGCAGGAGGCACAGCAGGTCTAGGTCCAAGAGCAGGAGCCGGTCCCGTTCCCGTAGCCGATCCCGCTACAGCCGATCCAGGTCCAGGTCCTACTCCCGTTCCCGATCTAGGTCCCGTTCCCGCTCCAAAACCCGCACACCACGCAGAAGCAAGTCCAAATCGGCTTCCAGGTCCCGTTCAAGGTCTAAGTCCAAGTCTCGCTCCAGGAGCCGTACTCCCAGATCCAACAAAGGATCCAAATCACGATCCAGATCGAGAAGCAGACCCAAATCTCCAGGGGATACTGGAGCCGCTGCTGAATCCTGA
- the habp2 gene encoding hyaluronan-binding protein 2, whose amino-acid sequence MFPVILLLMGLSGLTVPVQAAPGLLDDIFSLVDEIYDYTVNDSTEEISSAEINETIDWIFSFFDEPEVCDPNPCQNNGVCKVLESGRFKCICKEPYIGKTCRDERNVCKNVKCGHGDCVRTEEAPFYECKCHPPYRAPKCKKASACDPSPCLNGGKCVKGRTRARFTCECPENYSGRFCQVGLNDCYEGNGESYGGFVSETVEEIECLPWNYHRIPFKEFEGNESIGAHNYCRNPDGDREPWCFVKDKGNLRWDYCNVKPCSEPEPVKPPTTHAKLQFSDCGKTRASMISPRIFGGRKSLPEAHPWQVSFQVRPMGSNTSFSHSCGGTLIDSCWVLTAAHCIDENEEVRLELGGVNLEKDGPAKQFLEVEKIIVHENYTETPEALYNDIALLKLKAINGRCANETRFVRAACLPTDSFPDETLCTISGYGATEKEYAVSPQLLDAKVLLISQKRCMSRNVYGNRLDDSMICAGYMQGKTDTCQGDSGGPLVCQKDETHYIYGVVSWGDSCGKKNRPGIYAHVPKFIDWINEKMHAA is encoded by the exons ATGTTTCCAGTGATTCTGCTTCTGATGGGCCTTTCTGGCCTCACAGTGCCAGTCCAAGCAGCACCG GGTTTATTGGATGACATTTTCAGTTTAGTTGATG AAATATACGACTATACTGTTAATGACTCCACAGAGGAAATATCTTCAGCTGAAATTAATGAAACTATTGACTGGATTTTTTCCTTCTTTGATGAACCAG AAGTGTGTGATCCAAATCCATGCCAGAACAACGGAGTATGCAAAGTTCTTGAGAGTGGGCGCTTCAAATGCATCTGTAAAGAGCCTTACATTGGCAAAACGTGTCGGGATG AGAGAAACGTGTGTAAGAACGTGAAGTGTGGTCATGGTGATTGTGTCAGAACGGAAGAGGCCCCGTTTTATGAATGCAAATGCCACCCCCCCTATAGGGCCCCTAAGTGCAAGAAAG CCTCTGCTTGCGACCCGAGTCCATGCCTGAATGGAGGAAAGTGTGTTAAAGGCCGAACCAGAGCCAGATTCACATGCGAATGTCCTGAAAATTACAGTGGGAGGTTCTGCCAAGTTG GTCTAAATGATTGCTATGAGGGGAATGGGGAATCATACGGAGGTTTTGTCAGTGAGACAGTGGAAGAAATAGAATGTTTACCGTGGAACTACCATCGTATTCCTTTCAAAGAGTTTGAAGGGAATGAGAGCATTGGAGCCCACAATTACTGCAG AAATCCGGATGGAGACCGGGAACCCTGGTGCTTTGTGAAAGACAAGGGCAATCTCCGGTGGGACTACTGTAACGTCAAGCCATGCTCTGAACCAG AACCAGTAAAACCCCCAACAACCCATGCAAAACTGCAGTTTTCTGACTGTGGAAAGACTCGGGCTAGTATGATATCCCCAAGGATATTTGGTGGGAGGAAGTCTCTGCCTGAAGCCCATCCCTGGCAGGTCTCATTTCAGGTCCGTCCCATGGGCTCTAATACATCCTTCAGCCACAGCTGTGGAGGAACCCTTATTGACTCCTGCTGGGTCCTTACTGCCGCCCACTGCAT TGATGAGAATGAGGAGGTAAGGTTGGAGTTGGGTGGTGTGAACCTGGAGAAAGATGGTCCAGCAAAACAGTTTCTTGAGGTGGAGAAAATCATTGTTCATGAGAACTATACAGAGACACCTGAAGCCCTGTATAATGATATAG CCCTGTTGAAACTAAAGGCAATAAATGGACGGTGTGCCAATGAGACCAGGTTCGTTAGGGCAGCATGTCTCCCCACTGATTCATTCCCTGATGAAACACTGTGCACCATATCAGGCTATGGAGCCACTGAGAAAG AGTATGCGGTCTCTCCTCAGCTGCTGGATGCTAAAGTTCTCTTAATCTCTCAAAAGCGTTGTATGTCTCGTAATGTCTATGGGAACAGACTGGATGATTCCATGATATGTGCTGGATATATGCAGGGAAAGACTGACACTTGTCAG GGTGACTCTGGTGGACCCCTGGTTTGTCAGAAGGATGAGACTCATTACATCTATGGTGTGGTGAGTTGGGGTGACAGCTGTGGAAAAAAGAACAGGCCCGGAATCTATGCCCATGTCCCCAAGTTCATTGACTGGATCAATGAAAAGATGCATGCAGCTTAG
- the rnf157 gene encoding E3 ubiquitin ligase RNF157 isoform X2 produces the protein MGALTSRQNAGVEEVDIPSSSVYRYPPKSGSYFASHFIMGGEKFDSTHPEGYLFGENTDLNFLGNRPVVFPYNAPPPHEPVKTLRSLINIRKDTLRLVRCSEDMKLPGQEVGKSHSCYNIEFTFDADTQVAITIYYQAIEEFHNGVPIYLPQDSSLQSETVHFKRGVCQQFCLPSHYVNLSEWADEELLFDMDKDIYPMVVQAVVDEGDEHLGHSHVLLATFEKHMDGSYCVKPLKQKQVVDGVSYLLQEIYGIENKYNSQESKVAEDEISDNSAECVVCLSDVRDTLILPCRHLCLCNACADTLRYQANCCPICRLPFRALLQIRAMRKKLSPLTPTGFNPVITSQTSDSEEHSASEHIPPGYEAVSLLEALNGPLNPSPSAPPHQGVTRGHVSGSVPTYGSDSHHTPTRSLSPLEHSVNSSQNVKHKKSGSKSLSQNSSVLPEEEDEKSCSESEVQTCRRKLHVEQQESGVTPESDNITLSSSGAIDQSSCNGTPLSSTITSPEDPVSSSLAQSVMSMASSHSQHSQISTDTLSSMSGSYMAGAEGDDAAETPAESRAPSQHEGEEIPNEAKGHNFVAAILEEQDSEGNDVTEEDCASPTKEHGGRRRSEVPCPEFDNNNQGQSDTHCMTGLDNEQPPDGRFADEDSCPVQIEE, from the exons ATGGGAGCTTTGACAAGCCGTCAGAATGCAGGAGTGGAGGAGGTCGATATACCATCCAGTTCTGTTTACAGATACCCACCCAAATCCG GGAGTTATTTTGCTAGCCATTTCATTATGGGAGGAGAGAAGTTTGATTCAACTCATCCCGAAGGCTACCTCTTTGGTGAAAATACTGACCTCAACTTCCTAGGCAACAGACCAGTAGTG TTCCCGTACAATGCTCCCCCTCCACATGAGCCGGTCAAGACCCTCCGCAGTCTCATCAACATCCGTAAAGACACTCTGCGACTTGTCCG ATGTAGTGAAGACATGAAGCTTCCTGGACAGGAAGTTGGGAAAAGCCACAGCTGCTATAATATTGAGTTTACCTTTGATGCCGACACACAAGTTGCCATCACTATATACTACCAAGCCATTGAAGAGTTCCATAATGGTGTGCCAAT ATACTTGCCGCAGGACAGCTCTCTGCAGTCAGAGACGGTGCATTTCAAACGTGGTGTCTGCCAACAGTTCTGTCTGCCCTCTCATTACGTCAACTTATCAGAGTGGGCAGATGAGGAG CTTTTGTTTGACATGGATAAAGACATCTACCCCATGGTTGTGCAAGCAGTAGTGGATGAGGGAGATG AACACTTGGGACACTCTCACGTTCTTCTTGCAACCTTTGAGAAG CATATGGATGGAAGTTACTGTGTAAAAcctctgaaacagaaacaagtG GTGGATGGTGTAAGTTACCTGCTGCAGGAGATCTACGGTATAGAGAACAAATACAACAGTCAAGAATCAAAG GTGGCAGAAGATGAAATTAGTGACAACAGCGCTGAATGTGTGGTGTGTTTGTCAGACGTGCGGGACACACTTATCCTGCCCTGCAGACACCTGTGCCTGTGCAATGCCTGCGCAGACACACTGCGTTACCAGGCCAACTGTTGCCCCATCTGTCGACTGC CATTTCGTGCCCTCCTTCAAATTCGAGCGATGAGGAAAAAACTGAGCCCACTCACACCTACTGGATTCAACCCTGTTATCACCTCACAGACGTCAGATTCAGAGGAGCACTCG GCATCGGAGCACATCCCACCAGGCTATGAAGCTGTGTCCCTGTTGGAGGCCTTGAATGGGCCCCTGAACCCGTCGCCATCTGCTCCTCCACATCAGGGCGTCACCAGGGGCCATGTTTCAGGATCTGTGCCCACATATGGCAGTGATAGCCACCACACGCCCACACGCTCCCTCTCTCCACTAGAACACTCTGTCAACTCCAGCCAGAATGTGAAACACAAGAAGAGTGGCTCTAA ATCCCTCTCCCAGAATTCTTCAGTGCTGCCTGAGGAGGAGGATGAGAAGTCATGCAGTGAGTCTGAAGTGCAAACGTGCAGGAGAAAACTGCATGTAGAACAGCAAGAG TCTGGAGTAACTCCTGAAAGTGACAACATCACCCTGTCATCCTCAGGGGCCATAGATCAGTCCTCCTGCAACGGGACCCCTCTGTCCTCCACAATCACCTCCCCAGAGG ATCCAGTAAGCAGCAGCCTGGCCCAGTCTGTGATGTCAATGGCGTCCTCTCATAGCCAGCACTCTCAGATTAGCACCGACACACTCTCTTCCATGTCCGGATCCTACATGGCTGGTGCCGAGGGAGATGACGCCGCTGAGACCCCAGCAGAGAGCCGAGCACCTTcccaacatgagggtgag GAAATCCCCAACGAGGCAAAAGGGCATAACTTTGTGGCTGCCATTCTTGAAGAACAGGATTCAGAG GGAAATGATGTGACTGAGGAAGATTGCGCATCTCCCACCAAAGAACATG GTGGGCGCAGGAGGAGCGAGGTGCCTTGTCCAGAGTTTGACAATAACAATCAGGGGCAGTCTGACACCCACTGTATGACAGGCCTGGACAATGAGCAACCTCCTGACGGCCGATTCGCTG
- the rnf157 gene encoding E3 ubiquitin ligase RNF157 isoform X1 — translation MGALTSRQNAGVEEVDIPSSSVYRYPPKSGSYFASHFIMGGEKFDSTHPEGYLFGENTDLNFLGNRPVVFPYNAPPPHEPVKTLRSLINIRKDTLRLVRCSEDMKLPGQEVGKSHSCYNIEFTFDADTQVAITIYYQAIEEFHNGVPIYLPQDSSLQSETVHFKRGVCQQFCLPSHYVNLSEWADEELLFDMDKDIYPMVVQAVVDEGDEHLGHSHVLLATFEKHMDGSYCVKPLKQKQVVDGVSYLLQEIYGIENKYNSQESKVAEDEISDNSAECVVCLSDVRDTLILPCRHLCLCNACADTLRYQANCCPICRLPFRALLQIRAMRKKLSPLTPTGFNPVITSQTSDSEEHSASEHIPPGYEAVSLLEALNGPLNPSPSAPPHQGVTRGHVSGSVPTYGSDSHHTPTRSLSPLEHSVNSSQNVKHKKSGSKSLSQNSSVLPEEEDEKSCSESEVQTCRRKLHVEQQESGVTPESDNITLSSSGAIDQSSCNGTPLSSTITSPEDPVSSSLAQSVMSMASSHSQHSQISTDTLSSMSGSYMAGAEGDDAAETPAESRAPSQHEGEEIPNEAKGHNFVAAILEEQDSEGNDVTEEDCASPTKEHGGRRRSEVPCPEFDNNNQGQSDTHCMTGLDNEQPPDGRFAGLLYLDVYRHGRDPLTHHASTSNINLEEQGVTNEVANPKNKSHRGPLAV, via the exons ATGGGAGCTTTGACAAGCCGTCAGAATGCAGGAGTGGAGGAGGTCGATATACCATCCAGTTCTGTTTACAGATACCCACCCAAATCCG GGAGTTATTTTGCTAGCCATTTCATTATGGGAGGAGAGAAGTTTGATTCAACTCATCCCGAAGGCTACCTCTTTGGTGAAAATACTGACCTCAACTTCCTAGGCAACAGACCAGTAGTG TTCCCGTACAATGCTCCCCCTCCACATGAGCCGGTCAAGACCCTCCGCAGTCTCATCAACATCCGTAAAGACACTCTGCGACTTGTCCG ATGTAGTGAAGACATGAAGCTTCCTGGACAGGAAGTTGGGAAAAGCCACAGCTGCTATAATATTGAGTTTACCTTTGATGCCGACACACAAGTTGCCATCACTATATACTACCAAGCCATTGAAGAGTTCCATAATGGTGTGCCAAT ATACTTGCCGCAGGACAGCTCTCTGCAGTCAGAGACGGTGCATTTCAAACGTGGTGTCTGCCAACAGTTCTGTCTGCCCTCTCATTACGTCAACTTATCAGAGTGGGCAGATGAGGAG CTTTTGTTTGACATGGATAAAGACATCTACCCCATGGTTGTGCAAGCAGTAGTGGATGAGGGAGATG AACACTTGGGACACTCTCACGTTCTTCTTGCAACCTTTGAGAAG CATATGGATGGAAGTTACTGTGTAAAAcctctgaaacagaaacaagtG GTGGATGGTGTAAGTTACCTGCTGCAGGAGATCTACGGTATAGAGAACAAATACAACAGTCAAGAATCAAAG GTGGCAGAAGATGAAATTAGTGACAACAGCGCTGAATGTGTGGTGTGTTTGTCAGACGTGCGGGACACACTTATCCTGCCCTGCAGACACCTGTGCCTGTGCAATGCCTGCGCAGACACACTGCGTTACCAGGCCAACTGTTGCCCCATCTGTCGACTGC CATTTCGTGCCCTCCTTCAAATTCGAGCGATGAGGAAAAAACTGAGCCCACTCACACCTACTGGATTCAACCCTGTTATCACCTCACAGACGTCAGATTCAGAGGAGCACTCG GCATCGGAGCACATCCCACCAGGCTATGAAGCTGTGTCCCTGTTGGAGGCCTTGAATGGGCCCCTGAACCCGTCGCCATCTGCTCCTCCACATCAGGGCGTCACCAGGGGCCATGTTTCAGGATCTGTGCCCACATATGGCAGTGATAGCCACCACACGCCCACACGCTCCCTCTCTCCACTAGAACACTCTGTCAACTCCAGCCAGAATGTGAAACACAAGAAGAGTGGCTCTAA ATCCCTCTCCCAGAATTCTTCAGTGCTGCCTGAGGAGGAGGATGAGAAGTCATGCAGTGAGTCTGAAGTGCAAACGTGCAGGAGAAAACTGCATGTAGAACAGCAAGAG TCTGGAGTAACTCCTGAAAGTGACAACATCACCCTGTCATCCTCAGGGGCCATAGATCAGTCCTCCTGCAACGGGACCCCTCTGTCCTCCACAATCACCTCCCCAGAGG ATCCAGTAAGCAGCAGCCTGGCCCAGTCTGTGATGTCAATGGCGTCCTCTCATAGCCAGCACTCTCAGATTAGCACCGACACACTCTCTTCCATGTCCGGATCCTACATGGCTGGTGCCGAGGGAGATGACGCCGCTGAGACCCCAGCAGAGAGCCGAGCACCTTcccaacatgagggtgag GAAATCCCCAACGAGGCAAAAGGGCATAACTTTGTGGCTGCCATTCTTGAAGAACAGGATTCAGAG GGAAATGATGTGACTGAGGAAGATTGCGCATCTCCCACCAAAGAACATG GTGGGCGCAGGAGGAGCGAGGTGCCTTGTCCAGAGTTTGACAATAACAATCAGGGGCAGTCTGACACCCACTGTATGACAGGCCTGGACAATGAGCAACCTCCTGACGGCCGATTCGCTG
- the rnf157 gene encoding E3 ubiquitin ligase RNF157 isoform X3: MGALTSRQNAGVEEVDIPSSSVYRYPPKSGSYFASHFIMGGEKFDSTHPEGYLFGENTDLNFLGNRPVVFPYNAPPPHEPVKTLRSLINIRKDTLRLVRCSEDMKLPGQEVGKSHSCYNIEFTFDADTQVAITIYYQAIEEFHNGVPIYLPQDSSLQSETVHFKRGVCQQFCLPSHYVNLSEWADEELLFDMDKDIYPMVVQAVVDEGDEHLGHSHVLLATFEKHMDGSYCVKPLKQKQVVDGVSYLLQEIYGIENKYNSQESKVAEDEISDNSAECVVCLSDVRDTLILPCRHLCLCNACADTLRYQANCCPICRLPFRALLQIRAMRKKLSPLTPTGFNPVITSQTSDSEEHSASEHIPPGYEAVSLLEALNGPLNPSPSAPPHQGVTRGHVSGSVPTYGSDSHHTPTRSLSPLEHSVNSSQNVKHKKSGSKSLSQNSSVLPEEEDEKSCSESEVQTCRRKLHVEQQESGVTPESDNITLSSSGAIDQSSCNGTPLSSTITSPEDPVSSSLAQSVMSMASSHSQHSQISTDTLSSMSGSYMAGAEGDDAAETPAESRAPSQHEGEEIPNEAKGHNFVAAILEEQDSEGNDVTEEDCASPTKEHGLLYLDVYRHGRDPLTHHASTSNINLEEQGVTNEVANPKNKSHRGPLAV; encoded by the exons ATGGGAGCTTTGACAAGCCGTCAGAATGCAGGAGTGGAGGAGGTCGATATACCATCCAGTTCTGTTTACAGATACCCACCCAAATCCG GGAGTTATTTTGCTAGCCATTTCATTATGGGAGGAGAGAAGTTTGATTCAACTCATCCCGAAGGCTACCTCTTTGGTGAAAATACTGACCTCAACTTCCTAGGCAACAGACCAGTAGTG TTCCCGTACAATGCTCCCCCTCCACATGAGCCGGTCAAGACCCTCCGCAGTCTCATCAACATCCGTAAAGACACTCTGCGACTTGTCCG ATGTAGTGAAGACATGAAGCTTCCTGGACAGGAAGTTGGGAAAAGCCACAGCTGCTATAATATTGAGTTTACCTTTGATGCCGACACACAAGTTGCCATCACTATATACTACCAAGCCATTGAAGAGTTCCATAATGGTGTGCCAAT ATACTTGCCGCAGGACAGCTCTCTGCAGTCAGAGACGGTGCATTTCAAACGTGGTGTCTGCCAACAGTTCTGTCTGCCCTCTCATTACGTCAACTTATCAGAGTGGGCAGATGAGGAG CTTTTGTTTGACATGGATAAAGACATCTACCCCATGGTTGTGCAAGCAGTAGTGGATGAGGGAGATG AACACTTGGGACACTCTCACGTTCTTCTTGCAACCTTTGAGAAG CATATGGATGGAAGTTACTGTGTAAAAcctctgaaacagaaacaagtG GTGGATGGTGTAAGTTACCTGCTGCAGGAGATCTACGGTATAGAGAACAAATACAACAGTCAAGAATCAAAG GTGGCAGAAGATGAAATTAGTGACAACAGCGCTGAATGTGTGGTGTGTTTGTCAGACGTGCGGGACACACTTATCCTGCCCTGCAGACACCTGTGCCTGTGCAATGCCTGCGCAGACACACTGCGTTACCAGGCCAACTGTTGCCCCATCTGTCGACTGC CATTTCGTGCCCTCCTTCAAATTCGAGCGATGAGGAAAAAACTGAGCCCACTCACACCTACTGGATTCAACCCTGTTATCACCTCACAGACGTCAGATTCAGAGGAGCACTCG GCATCGGAGCACATCCCACCAGGCTATGAAGCTGTGTCCCTGTTGGAGGCCTTGAATGGGCCCCTGAACCCGTCGCCATCTGCTCCTCCACATCAGGGCGTCACCAGGGGCCATGTTTCAGGATCTGTGCCCACATATGGCAGTGATAGCCACCACACGCCCACACGCTCCCTCTCTCCACTAGAACACTCTGTCAACTCCAGCCAGAATGTGAAACACAAGAAGAGTGGCTCTAA ATCCCTCTCCCAGAATTCTTCAGTGCTGCCTGAGGAGGAGGATGAGAAGTCATGCAGTGAGTCTGAAGTGCAAACGTGCAGGAGAAAACTGCATGTAGAACAGCAAGAG TCTGGAGTAACTCCTGAAAGTGACAACATCACCCTGTCATCCTCAGGGGCCATAGATCAGTCCTCCTGCAACGGGACCCCTCTGTCCTCCACAATCACCTCCCCAGAGG ATCCAGTAAGCAGCAGCCTGGCCCAGTCTGTGATGTCAATGGCGTCCTCTCATAGCCAGCACTCTCAGATTAGCACCGACACACTCTCTTCCATGTCCGGATCCTACATGGCTGGTGCCGAGGGAGATGACGCCGCTGAGACCCCAGCAGAGAGCCGAGCACCTTcccaacatgagggtgag GAAATCCCCAACGAGGCAAAAGGGCATAACTTTGTGGCTGCCATTCTTGAAGAACAGGATTCAGAG GGAAATGATGTGACTGAGGAAGATTGCGCATCTCCCACCAAAGAACATG